In Eucalyptus grandis isolate ANBG69807.140 chromosome 4, ASM1654582v1, whole genome shotgun sequence, the following proteins share a genomic window:
- the LOC108958954 gene encoding uncharacterized protein LOC108958954 has product MSMPAPYPAPVCSVGHSVDTQDSPSLRLVTIEVLLVLLACSLTFLGVFGAFRRCCTNRAFIMFGFAAYTISSTGVAYTLGLIQDTKFCKKLFPLGAAFLLIVLGGADSYTVHSLEDAERWRSINIQIIGTSFLASEVIGTFTPSSNTLQYLLLLVIVKVDQRVRALMSASKDVMQKTYISLADYMKTEHQSSDLNQVDPSSLRGYKYLVKETKEIKDHLWFLPAYWTRRPLFFEGEAPEYRMSLRMTDDVITVEKVWNCRGRLLSARGGDPDGKLKDLCLSFSLSKLVCLRFAGYSLPREAHDKLWSLIHHSLHSEANGYERVFRVIEVELAFLFDLFYTNFSVTPSPRRIISKVLQLVGLLVFSQAIISSYQKYPIESTRSTYDDALVTFSMMIAILGIEIVQFSIRVFSEWAKVSYICMYVRNEWCQRNRIAEKVIEIMCGIKLRKPWGGQLQQYSLLEKCSYRPPKLIFNRFTAEYFDQAKDGQRVIAPTKLSKEVMKAIARSLMNNGTRNLENGRASLRRNNMFDQLSWACNLESTTRVIMVWHIATSIYEYEQRRAVPSPLVSQGQRENFNIATTLSKYLAYLVAFAPRLLPDHRYKSEYIFSRVVKEARELFKGSSILIDERIQKLKALDNEQYSKTIVGQGTRLGSQLSIEATDDEHIWTILADFWAEMMLYVAPSKDVGAHAKYLSTGGEFVTHVWVLLSHAGIMRSPDGSEQHDDPERY; this is encoded by the coding sequence ATGTCAATGCCAGCGCCCTACCCGGCGCCGGTCTGCTCGGTAGGGCACTCGGTGGATACGCAGGACAGTCCCTCGCTCAGGCTTGTAACCATCGAGGTGCTGCTGGTCCTCCTAGCTTGCTCTCTAACCTTTTTGGGGGTCTTTGGGGCGTTCAGGCGATGTTGCACAAACCGCGCATTCATAATGTTTGGGTTCGCAGCCTATACCATTTCATCCACTGGGGTCGCATACACTCTGGGTCTCATCCAAGATACTAAGTTTTGCAAAAAGTTATTCCCCCTAGGGGCAGCTTTCTTGCTGATAGTTCTTGGAGGCGCTGATTCCTACACGGTACACAGCCTTGAGGATGCCGAACGATGGAGGTCAATTAATATCCAGATAATCGGTACTTCTTTTCTAGCGAGTGAGGTCATTGGTACCTTCACGCCCTCATCGAACACACTGCAATATCTTCTACTTTTGGTGATCGTGAAAGTCGACCAAAGAGTCCGAGCTTTGATGTCAGCAAGCAAGGATGTGATGCAGAAGACCTATATTTCGTTAGCCGACTACATGAAAACCGAGCACCAAAGCAGCGATTTAAACCAAGTTGATCCATCTTCTCTGCGAGGTTACAAGTACTTGGTGAAGGAGACAAAAGAGATAAAGGACCACTTGTGGTTCTTACCAGCATATTGGACGCGACGGCCACTGTTTTTTGAGGGCGAAGCCCCAGAATATCGAATGTCATTACGTATGACGGATGACGTTATCACCGTTGAAAAGGTTTGGAATTGCAGAGGGAGGCTTTTAAGCGCGAGAGGAGGAGACCCAGACGGCAAACTCAAGGATCTTTGCCTCTCTTTTTCACTCTCCAAGCTTGTCTGTCTGAGATTTGCCGGCTACTCGTTGCCCCGAGAAGCTCACGACAAGTTATGGTCCCTGATTCATCATAGCCTACATTCTGAAGCGAATGGTTACGAGCGAGTTTTTAGAGTAATTGAGGTAGAACTTGCATTTCTTTTCGATCTATTCTACACCAACTTCTCGGTTACTCCCAGTCCCCGTCGTATAATATCGAAAGTACTGCAACTGGTCGGTTTGCTTGTTTTCTCTCAGGCTATAATATCAAGTTACCAAAAATATCCAATTGAAAGCACACGGTCAACTTATGATGATGCTTTGGTAACCTTTTCTATGATGATCGCGATCCTTGGTATCGAGATTGTCCAATTTAGCATCAGGGTTTTCTCAGAATGGGCCAAGGtatcatatatatgtatgtacgTTCGAAATGAGTGGTGCCAAAGAAACAGAATCGCAGAGAAGGTTATCGAGATAATGTGTGGAATTAAGCTCCGGAAACCATGGGGAGGACAACTTCAGCAATACTCGCTTCTGGAAAAATGCAGCTATCGTCCGCCAAAGTTGATATTTAATAGATTTACCGCGGAATATTTTGATCAGGCAAAGGATGGTCAGCGGGTAATTGCTCCCACCAAATTGTCCAAAGAGGTAATGAAAGCAATCGCACGGTCTCTAATGAACAATGGCACCCGCAACTTGGAGAATGGGAGAGCTTCTTTGAGACGCAACAACATGTTTGATCAGCTCTCATGGGCATGCAATCTCGAGTCAACTACTCGTGTTATAATGGTCTGGCACATTGCGACCAGTATCTACGAGTATGAACAACGGAGGGCAGTACCTTCTCCTCTTGTTTCACAAGGACAAAGGGAGAACTTCAATATAGCAACTACGCTATCGAAATATCTTGCTTATTTGGTTGCTTTTGCCCCAAGACTACTACCCGATCACCGTTACAAATCTGAATACATATTCAGTCGTGTTGTGAAAGAAGCTAGGGAATTATTTAAGGGAAGCTCAATTTTGATAGATGAGAGGATTCAAAAACTGAAGGCCCTTGACAATGAACAATACAGCAAAACAATTGTGGGTCAAGGCACTCGGCTGGGAAGTCAACTTTCGATTGAAGCAACAGATGATGAGCATATTTGGACGATCTTGGCCGACTTCTGGGCAGAAATGATGTTGTATGTGGCTCCTTCAAAAGATGTCGGAGCTCACGCTAAGTACCTCTCCACAGGGGGTGAGTTTGTGACTCATGTGTGGGTTTTGCTCTCTCACGCAGGCATCATGAGAAGTCCAGACGGTAGTGAGCAACATGATGATCCGGAGAGGTACTGA
- the LOC120292448 gene encoding protein root UVB sensitive 3-like has product MLSTQALLSAIGVGEKSATVLGATFQWFLRDLTGMVGGILFTFYQGSNLDSNAKMWRLVADFMNDLGMLMDLVSPLYPSAFVLVVCLGSLSRSFTGVASGATRAALTQHFALQNNAADISAKEGSQETLATMIGMALGMLLARVTIGHPLFIWFSFLSLTIFHMYANYKAVQCLALTSLNVERSSIVLKHFMETGQVLSPAQVSKLEHILPTRISSWGSKKVKSLHTRIKLGVRVSSLKQQEMMILLRTAESHHCKGKYLIVERNKDISIVMHKNATAADVLQSFIHALVEAYQLKDDSAHSESQTWMDKNYEVFLLKLKSLGWKTERLLTPSIIWRADWILQFSR; this is encoded by the exons ATGCTTTCCACTCAG GCTCTTCTGAGTGCCATCGGAGTCGGTGAAAAATCAGCGACGGTTCTAGGCGCGACATTCCAG TGGTTTCTGAGGGATCTAACCGGCATGGTCGGAGGCATTTTATTCACATTCTACCAG GGTTCAAATTTGGATAGCAATGCCAAAATGTGGCGCTTGGTTGCTGACTTCATGAATGATCTTG GGATGTTGATGGATCTTGTCTCCCCATTGTATCCTTCAGCATTCGTTTTAGTCGTTTGCTTAGGAAGCCTTTCAAGATCTTTCA ctGGTGTTGCTAGTGGAGCAACTAGAGCTGCTTTGACTCAACATTTTGCCCTTCAGAATAATGCAGCGGATATATCTGCAAAG GAGGGAAGTCAGGAGACTCTTGCTACAATGATTGGCATGGCATTGGGGATGCTTCTTGCACGCGTGACAATTGGTCATCCTCTATTTAtatggttttcttttctctcgctTACCATTTTCCACATGTATG CAAATTACAAGGCTGTTCAGTGCCTTGCACTGACTTCATTAAATGTTGAAAGGAGTTCAATCGTTTTGAAGCATTTTATGGAAACTGGACAAG TCCTCTCCCCAGCACAGGTTTCCAAACTGGAGCATATTTTGCCTACCAGGATATCTTCATGGGGCTCGAAGAAAGTGAAGTCGTTGCATACACGAATAAAACTGGGTGTGAGAGTCTCTTCTCTTAAGCAGCAGGAGAT GATGATCCTTCTGCGGACAGCAGAATCTCATCATTGCAAAG GGAAGTACTTGATAGTTGAAAGGAACAAAGACATAAGCATTGTCATGCATAAAAATGCAACAGCTGCTGATGTCTTGCAGTCATTTATTCATGCACTTGTGGAGGCATACCAACTAAAAGATGATTCTGCGCATTCAGAAAGCCAGACATGGATGGATAAAAATTATGAAGTATTTCTTCTGAAG TTGAAGTCATTGGGATGGAAAACAGAACGCCTTTTAACGCCATCAATTATTTGGAGGGCTGACTGGATTTTACAGTTCTCTCGATAA